A stretch of Halomonas elongata DSM 2581 DNA encodes these proteins:
- a CDS encoding iron chelate uptake ABC transporter family permease subunit, with protein sequence MRWDNRIFVWGVLVILAATFVLVNSGLDLDYIIPKRLSRLAAMLIGGVCVALSSIMFQTIAGNRILTPAIMGYEAVYLLLQSLLILTMGVSSLVVLGKNANYFISILLMLVYSWAIHRWLFRQGKNNVFFLLLVGLVLTMVISTFTQFIQLRISPGEFAIFQGFAQLSFERVEPERLLYSAILVAVVCVVGRKDLPVLDVIALGRDQAISLGVDYQAKVKLYLALIAVLVAVSTSLIGPTAFMGIFVANITYALARSPRHRVLLPMGCAIATGMFIIAQLMVEHVFNYKTTIGILINLVCGTYFLMLMVRTRGTV encoded by the coding sequence ATGCGGTGGGATAACCGGATTTTCGTATGGGGCGTGCTTGTCATCCTGGCAGCGACCTTTGTGCTGGTGAACTCCGGCCTTGACCTGGACTACATCATTCCCAAGCGCCTGTCCCGACTCGCTGCCATGCTCATTGGTGGCGTTTGTGTTGCGCTGTCATCGATCATGTTTCAGACCATTGCCGGCAACAGAATTCTGACACCAGCGATAATGGGCTATGAGGCTGTCTATCTGCTGCTGCAGTCTCTGCTGATCTTGACGATGGGAGTCTCGAGCCTGGTGGTACTGGGCAAGAACGCCAATTATTTCATTTCCATTCTACTGATGCTGGTGTACTCCTGGGCCATTCATCGATGGTTGTTCCGGCAGGGAAAGAACAACGTCTTCTTTCTGTTGCTGGTCGGGCTTGTCCTGACCATGGTGATCAGTACCTTCACCCAGTTCATCCAGCTCAGAATCAGTCCCGGAGAGTTCGCGATCTTTCAGGGTTTCGCTCAGCTATCCTTCGAACGGGTGGAGCCTGAACGCCTGCTTTATTCCGCCATTCTTGTAGCGGTCGTGTGCGTGGTGGGGCGCAAGGACCTGCCGGTGCTCGATGTGATTGCTCTGGGCCGTGACCAGGCCATTTCCCTGGGGGTGGACTATCAGGCCAAGGTAAAGCTCTACCTGGCCTTGATTGCGGTTCTCGTGGCCGTTTCGACCAGCCTGATCGGCCCCACGGCCTTCATGGGCATATTCGTCGCCAATATCACCTATGCGCTGGCCCGATCACCACGGCATCGGGTCCTGTTGCCGATGGGATGTGCCATTGCCACGGGCATGTTCATCATCGCCCAGCTCATGGTGGAACACGTTTTCAACTACAAGACCACGATTGGAATCCTGATCAATCTGGTCTGTGGTACCTACTTTCTTATGCTCATGGTTCGCACTCGAGGAACCGTATGA
- a CDS encoding ABC transporter ATP-binding protein codes for MMKVFMKLLGEDLPVFRRYVGMAVLYGVLSGLSIVAVVPVLSRLLAGDGAGAAGWLIVLVVGVVASWWWRRQVEKAGIGVGIAVLQGARQRLGDHVASLPVGWFTPDNTTRLNHVVTHGLMEVAQLPAHVFTPVISGAVTPLVIVVALFGLHWQMGLIALLALPLLAAVFLLAARLGRQADADYHHSSAQTSGRVVEFAQAQSVLRAFNGEGGGMRFLEQAIERQHRAGIRLIRLSMVSVVLNTWVIQAVFAALLVTAVLGLSAQPGAVVEPTSAIALVVALILANRFSEPLLDLAGYGEALRGARNQLDAVGRILSASPLPEAVRPQAPRDASVELRDVHFGYAPEQPEVLSGVSLRVEPGSMTALVGASGSGKTTLVRLIARFFDVGGGSVSVGGVDVREISSEALAGQISQIFQDSYLFQGSIADNIRLGRPEASDAELMEVARLAGVDEIIARLPEGLETTVGEGGARLSGGERQRISIARALIKDAPILLIDEATAALDVENQRVIVDTLERLRGERTLIVIAHQLSTVEMADQILVLDDGKVAERGSHAELQASGGPYARFLQQRRAAKGWRIQPVAGVVEGSTS; via the coding sequence ATGATGAAGGTTTTCATGAAGCTACTGGGCGAGGACCTTCCGGTCTTTCGTCGCTATGTCGGGATGGCTGTGCTCTATGGAGTGCTGAGCGGTTTGAGCATCGTGGCCGTGGTACCCGTGTTGAGCCGATTGCTGGCCGGGGATGGCGCTGGCGCCGCAGGGTGGCTGATCGTATTGGTCGTGGGCGTGGTGGCCAGTTGGTGGTGGCGGCGGCAGGTGGAAAAGGCCGGTATCGGTGTCGGTATTGCTGTGCTGCAAGGGGCCCGTCAACGCCTCGGCGACCATGTCGCAAGCCTGCCAGTTGGCTGGTTCACGCCGGATAACACGACGCGGCTGAACCATGTCGTCACCCATGGCCTGATGGAAGTGGCCCAGTTGCCGGCGCATGTCTTCACGCCCGTCATCAGCGGAGCTGTGACGCCGCTGGTGATTGTGGTAGCGCTCTTCGGATTGCACTGGCAGATGGGGTTGATCGCCTTGCTGGCGCTGCCCCTGTTGGCAGCTGTCTTCCTGCTTGCCGCTCGCCTGGGGCGCCAGGCGGATGCCGATTATCATCATAGTTCGGCGCAGACCAGCGGGCGTGTGGTGGAGTTCGCCCAAGCGCAGTCGGTGCTGCGGGCCTTCAATGGCGAGGGAGGTGGCATGCGCTTTCTGGAGCAGGCCATCGAACGTCAGCACCGTGCCGGCATTCGGCTCATCCGACTGTCGATGGTCTCTGTGGTACTCAACACCTGGGTCATTCAGGCCGTCTTTGCGGCACTACTGGTCACGGCCGTCCTGGGGTTGAGCGCTCAGCCGGGAGCGGTGGTGGAGCCGACGTCCGCCATTGCGCTGGTCGTGGCGCTGATTCTGGCCAACCGCTTCAGCGAACCGCTGCTGGACCTGGCCGGGTATGGTGAAGCACTGCGTGGTGCACGCAATCAACTCGATGCCGTGGGCCGGATCCTGTCGGCATCTCCCTTGCCGGAGGCGGTCAGGCCGCAAGCTCCCCGCGATGCTTCGGTCGAGCTGCGCGATGTGCATTTCGGCTATGCGCCGGAGCAGCCCGAAGTACTCAGTGGTGTCAGCCTGCGTGTCGAGCCGGGCAGCATGACGGCGCTGGTCGGGGCTTCCGGTTCGGGCAAGACCACCCTGGTGCGGTTGATTGCCCGTTTCTTCGATGTCGGCGGCGGCAGCGTATCGGTGGGAGGTGTGGATGTGCGAGAGATCTCCAGCGAGGCGTTGGCCGGTCAGATCAGCCAGATTTTTCAGGACAGCTACCTGTTCCAGGGCAGCATTGCCGATAACATTCGCCTCGGTCGTCCTGAGGCCAGTGACGCCGAGCTGATGGAGGTGGCCCGACTGGCCGGCGTCGATGAAATCATCGCGCGCCTGCCGGAGGGACTGGAGACGACTGTCGGCGAGGGGGGCGCGCGACTCTCCGGTGGCGAGCGCCAGCGCATCTCGATTGCTCGCGCCTTGATCAAGGATGCGCCCATTCTGCTGATTGACGAAGCGACGGCCGCGCTGGACGTCGAGAACCAGCGAGTCATCGTCGACACCCTGGAGCGACTGCGTGGGGAGCGGACTCTGATCGTCATTGCCCATCAATTGTCGACCGTGGAAATGGCGGATCAGATCCTGGTGCTGGATGACGGCAAGGTCGCCGAACGTGGCTCGCATGCCGAGCTGCAGGCCAGCGGCGGACCCTATGCGCGATTCCTGCAGCAGCGTAGGGCCGCCAAGGGCTGGCGTATTCAGCCGGTGGCCGGGGTGGTGGAAGGTTCAACCTCGTGA
- a CDS encoding ABC transporter permease, translating into MRWGLSLCFVLLCLVSLLVGVKQVSLVQLLSMSDDAWLTLTASRLPRLAALVLAGIGLSTCGVILQQVVRNRFVEPATSGGLDAAKMGILVALTLAPAMGPLGRMLFALAFCFVASLVYVTIIRRIKFKNMVLVPVIGLMFGAVLSAAAEFYAYSNNILQSMQGWLMGDFSRVVAGHYEIIYLILPVVIVTYAFAHRFTLLGMGESMATSLGLSYSGTVTLGLLLVSTTVAATVITVGAIPFVGLVVPNLVVLYYGDNLGRTLPIVALGGATLLVACDIFGRLLIYPFEVPIGLTAGGIGGLMFLILIIWKNR; encoded by the coding sequence ATGCGGTGGGGGTTGTCGCTCTGCTTCGTGCTGCTTTGCCTTGTCTCGCTGCTGGTGGGAGTGAAGCAGGTCAGCCTGGTGCAGTTGCTGTCGATGTCCGACGATGCCTGGCTGACACTGACGGCAAGTCGCTTGCCACGGCTTGCCGCCCTGGTATTGGCCGGTATCGGGCTCTCGACCTGTGGGGTCATCCTCCAGCAAGTGGTGCGCAACCGTTTCGTCGAGCCGGCTACTTCCGGTGGGCTCGATGCGGCCAAGATGGGGATCCTGGTGGCCTTGACCCTGGCGCCGGCCATGGGCCCGCTGGGCCGGATGCTGTTCGCACTGGCCTTCTGCTTCGTGGCGAGTTTGGTCTACGTGACCATCATTCGGCGGATCAAGTTCAAGAACATGGTCCTGGTGCCCGTGATCGGGTTGATGTTCGGGGCCGTTCTCAGTGCTGCCGCCGAATTCTACGCCTACAGCAATAACATTCTGCAAAGCATGCAGGGCTGGCTGATGGGGGATTTCTCCCGCGTCGTGGCAGGCCACTACGAGATCATCTACCTGATACTGCCGGTCGTCATCGTGACCTATGCCTTTGCGCATCGCTTCACGCTGTTGGGCATGGGCGAGAGCATGGCTACCAGCCTCGGCCTGAGTTATTCGGGGACCGTGACTCTGGGCTTGCTGCTGGTCTCGACTACCGTGGCCGCTACGGTGATCACGGTCGGCGCCATTCCCTTCGTCGGCCTGGTGGTGCCGAATCTCGTCGTGCTCTATTACGGCGACAATCTCGGTCGAACCCTGCCCATCGTCGCCTTGGGGGGCGCTACTCTCCTGGTCGCCTGCGATATTTTCGGTCGACTGCTGATCTATCCCTTCGAAGTTCCGATCGGGCTCACGGCAGGAGGCATAGGTGGGCTCATGTTTCTGATACTGATCATCTGGAAAAATAGATAA